The Scomber scombrus chromosome 5, fScoSco1.1, whole genome shotgun sequence genome window below encodes:
- the LOC133980940 gene encoding extracellular calcium-sensing receptor-like, with the protein MTMVFAVEEINRHSNLLPNVTLGYSLYDNCGALVIGFRAALVLASGQEEQFLQDNCSGTPPVLGIVGDSYSTFSIATSNVLGLFRLPMVSHFATCSCLSDRKRFPSFFRTIPSDAFQVRAMIQILKRFGWTWVGLLVSDDDYGLHVARSFQSDLAQFGGGCLAYSEVLPWGNDPAERRRIVEVMKKSTARVVMVFAHEIHIYQLMEEVVRQNAMGLQWMASEAWTSVDVLQTPAFMPYLGGTLGIAIRRGEIAGFKDFLHRIQPEQYHNNYGNSIVNQFWEFIFQCKFAPPPAGWVEAGGALCTGQENLHNVESELFDVSNLRPEYNVYKAVYALAYALDDMLRCVPGRGPFSGRSCATLQRLEPWQLVYYLDKVNFTTPFGDQVTFDENGDALPVYDVMNWLWFPNGTTKIQNVGEVKESAKGRELTLHEDNIFWNFESKQPPRSVCSESCPPGSRMARKKGQPVCCFDCIPCSEGKISNETDSMECTRCPEDFWSNPQHDQCVPKKTEFLSYHEPLGICLTTASLLGTLFCAFVLGIFIYHHSTPMVRANNSELSFLLLISLKLCFLCSLLFIGRPRLWTCQLRHAAFGISFVLCVSCILVKTMVVVAVFKASKPGGGASLKWFGAMQQRGTVLVLTSIQGAICTVWLVSSSPSPHKNTQYHNDMIIYECVVGSTIGFAVLLGYIGFLAILSFLLAFLARNLPDNFNEAKFITFSMLIFCAVWVAFVPAYVNSPGKYADAVEVFAILASSFGLLVSLFGPKCYIILLRPERNTKKAIMGRATPNT; encoded by the exons ATGACGATGGTCTTTGCTGTTGAAGAGATCAACAGACACTCCAACCTGCTACCTAATGTGACTTTGGGATATAGTCTTTATGACAACTGTGGCGCACTTGTTATTGGATTTCGTGCTGCTTTGGTGCTGGCCAGTGGCCAAGAGGAGCAGTTTCTTCAGGATAACTGTTCTGGGACCCCTCCAGTACTGGGGATTGTGGGTGATTCCTACTCAACATTTTCTATTGCCACCTCCAATGTGCTAGGTTTATTCAGACTGCCTATG GTGAGTCATTTTGCCACATGTTCCTGCCTGAGTGATCGGAAAAGGTTTCCATCTTTCTTCAGAACAATCCCAAGTGATGCTTTCCAA GTGCGTGCTATGATTCAGATTCTTAAACGCTTTGGCTGGACTTGGGTAGGCCTTCTGGTCAGTGATGATGACTATGGACTCCATGTTGCCCGATCCTTTCAATCTGATCTGGCTCAGTTCGGTGGAGGTTGTCTGGCCTACTCAGAGGTTTTGCCCTGGGGCAATGACCCTGCTGAACGTAGGAGGATTGTGGAAGTGATGAAGAAATCAACAGCTCGTGTGGTTATGGTTTTTGCACATGAAATCCACATTTATCAACTAATGGAGGAG gtGGTGAGGCAGAATGCGATGGGCCTGCAGTGGATGGCTAGTGAAGCCTGGACCTCAGTTGATGTACTCCAGACCCCTGCTTTTATGCCATACCTGGGTGGCACCCTGGGCATTGCCATCCGTCGAGGAGAAATAGCAGGATTCAAGGACTTCCTCCACAGAATACAACCTGAACAATACCACAACAACTATGGAAACAGTATA gtAAATCAGTTTTGGGAATTCATATTTCAGTGTAAATTTGCACCACCTCCAGCAGGTTGGGTTGAGGCTGGCGGAGCACTGTGCACTGGACAGGAGAATCTTCATAATGTGGAGAGTGAGCTGTTTGATGTTTCAAACCTTAGGCCAGAGTACAATGTGTATAAGGCTGTGTATGCTCTGGCGTATGCCCTTGATGACATGCTGCGGTGTGTGCCAGGTAGAGGGCCTTTCAGCGGGCGCAGCTGTGCCACTTTACAAAGACTAGAACCATGGCAG CTGGTCTATTATTTGGACAAAGTAAACTTCACCACACCATTTGGGGATCAAGTGACATTTGATGAGAATGGTGATGCCTTACCAGTCTACGACGTCATGAACTGGTTGTGGTTCCCTAATGGAACAACAAAGATTCAGAATGTGGGTGAGGTTAAGGAGTCAGCCAAAGGTAGAGAACTAACACTTCATGAAGACAACATTTTCTGGAACTTTGAATCCAAACAG CCACCCCGGTCAGTATGCAGTGAGAGCTGCCCCCCAGGTAGTCGCATGGCCAGAAAGAAGGGGCAACCCGTCTGCTGTTTTGACTGCATACCTTGTTCTGAGGGAAAGATTAGCAATGAAACAG ACTCCATGGAGTGCACAAGATGTCCAGAAGACTTCTGGTCCAACCCCCAGCATGACCAATGTGTTCCTAAGAAAACTGAGTTCCTCTCCTATCATGAGCCTCTGGGTATCTGTTTGACAACCGCCTCATTGCTGGGCACATTATTCTGTGCTTTTGTCCTGGGGATTTTCATTTATCATCACAGCACACCCATGGTACGCGCCAACAATTCAGAACTGAGTTTCCTGCTCCTAATCTCACTCAAACTATGTTTCCTGTGTTCATTGCTGTTCATCGGCCGCCCAAGACTATGGACATGCCAGTTGAGACATGCAGCATTTGGAATTAGCTTTGTACTTTGTGTCTCATGCATCCTGGTTAAAACAATGGTTGTTGTGGCTGTGTTCAAGGCCTCCAAACCAGGAGGTGGAGCCAGTCTGAAGTGGTTTGGTGCTATGCAGCAGAGAGGGACAGTTCTGGTTCTTACTTCGATTCAGGGAGCGATTTGCACTGTTTGGCTTGTCTCCTCCTCACCAAGTCCTCATAAAAACACTCAATATCACAATGACATgataatttatgaatgtgtagTAGGGTCAACAATTGGGTTTGCAGTGTTACTTGGCTATATTGGCTTTTTGGCTATCCTTAGCTTCCTGCTAGCATTTCTGGCAAGGAATCTTCCAGACAACTTCAATGAGGCTAAGTTCATCACTTTCAGCATGCTGATCTTCTGTGCTGTGTGGGTGGCATTTGTCCCTGCTTATGTCAATTCACCTGGTAAATATGCAGATGCGGTGGAGGTATTTGCCATCTTGGCCTCTAGTTTTGGCCTCTTGGTGTCATTGTTTGGACCCAAATGTTACATAATCCTTCTGAGACccgagagaaacacaaagaaagcaaTCATGGGTAGAGCCACTCCCAACACATGA
- the LOC133980668 gene encoding extracellular calcium-sensing receptor-like yields MGAFPDAVLLLYVYLIFILFSYSCFLSESSSLFSSCKLRRQFYLNGMHKPGDVILGGLFEVHYTSVFPELTFTSEPRQLSCQGFDPPGFRHAMTMAFAIDEINRNSNLLPNVSLGYSLYDNCATLVIGFSAALSLASGREEQFLLEETCLGTPPVLGIVGDSFSTFSIATSDVIGLFKLPIVSYFATCSCLSDRQRFPSFFRTIPSDAFQVRAMIRILKRFSWTWAGLLVSDDDYGLHVARSFQSNLAQSGGGCLAYSEILPWGDNPAELSRIVEVMKKSTARVVIVFAHQIHMIQLMEEVVKQNVTGLQWLASEAWTSAAVLQIPHLMPYLGGTLGIAIRRGEIAGLRDFLLRTRPDIHHNNSNGDNMVRQFWEHTFQCRFAPTPTGWMEAGGVLCTGDEDLESVETEFLDVSNLRPEYNIYKAVYALAYALDDMLQCVPGRGPFSGSSCASLQRLEPWQLMYYLEKVNFTTPFGDQVSFDENGDALPIYDIMNWKWLPNGQTNVHSVGVVKKSAFKGEELTLDESKIYWNFNSKQPARSVCSESCPPGTRMARKKGQPVCCFDCIPCSEGKFSNETDSMECKSCPEDFWSSPQRDQCIPKKTEFLSYHEPLGICLTTASLLGTFICTFVLGIFIYHRSTPMVRANNSELSFLLLVSLKLCFLCSLLFIGRPRLWTCQLRHAAFGISFVLCVSCILVKTMVVLAVFKASKPGGGTSLKWFGAMQQRGTVLALTSIQAAICTAWLVSSSPTPHKNNQYHNDKIVYECVVGSTVWFAVLLGYIGILAILSFLLAFLARNLPDNFNEAKLITFSMLIFCAVWVAFVPAYVNSPGKYADAVEVFAILASSFGLLVALFGPKCYIILLRPERNTKKAIMGRGTTKT; encoded by the exons ATGGGTGCATTTCCTGATGCAGTTTTGCTGTTGTATGTCTACCTGATCTTCATTTTGTTCTCTTACTCCTGTTTCTTGTCAgagtcttcctctcttttctcatcTTGTAAATTAAGGAGACAGTTTTATCTTAATGGGATGCACAAGCCTGGTGATGTGATTCTTGGTGGTCTGTTTGAAGTCCACTACACCTCTGTCTTCCCTGAGCTGACATTTACCTCAGAGCCACGTCAGCTCAGCTGTCAAGG ATTTGACCCTCCAGGGTTCAGGCATGCCATGACCATGGCCTTTGCTATTGATGAGATCAACAGAAACTCCAACCTGCTACCTAATGTGTCTTTGGGATACAGTCTTTATGATAACTGTGCCACACTTGTAATTGGATTCAGTGCTGCTTTATCACTGGCCAGTGGTCGAGAGGAGCAGTTTCTGCTTGAGGAGACCTGTTTGGGGACCCCTCCAGTACTGGGGATTGTCGGTGATTCCTTCTCGACATTTTCTATCGCCACCTCTGATGTGATAGGTTTATTCAAATTGCCAATT GTGAGTTATTTTGCCACATGTTCCTGCTTGAGTGATCGCCAACGGTTCCCATCTTTCTTTAGAACAATCCCAAGTGATGCTTTCCAG GTGCGGGCTATGATTCGAATTCTAAAGCGATTCAGCTGGACCTGGGCAGGTCTGCTGGTCAGTGATGACGACTATGGTCTCCATGTTGCCCGTTCCTTTCAATCTAACCTGGCTCAGTCTGGTGGAGGTTGTCTGGCCTACTCAGAGATTTTGCCCTGGGGTGACAACCCGGCCGAACTTAGCAGGATTGTGGAGGTGATGAAGAAATCAACAGCTCGTGTTGTCATCGTGTTTGCACATCAGATTCACATGATTCAACTAATGGAAGAG GTGGTGAAGCAGAATGTGACAGGCCTGCAGTGGCTCGCCAGTGAAGCCTGGACATCAGCTGCTGTGCTACAAATCCCCCATCTCATGCCGTACCTGGGTGGCACACTAGGAATTGCCATTCGCAGAGGAGAGATAGCAGGCCTCAGGGATTTCCTATTAAGAACACGTCCTGACATACACCACAACAACAGCAATGGAGATAACATG GTGAGGCAGTTTTGGGAACACACTTTTCAATGTAGATTCGCACCAACACCAACAGGTTGGATGGAAGCTGGGGGAGTGCTCTGCACTGGAGATGAGGACCTAGAGAGTGTGGAGACTGAGTTTTTGGATGTGTCTAACCTCAGACCTGAGTACAACATTTACAAAGCTGTATATGCCTTAGCATATGCCCTTGATGATATGCTGCAGTGTGTGCCAGGCAGAGGGCCTTTCAGCGGGTCTAGCTGTGCTTCTTTACAAAGACTGGAGCCATGGCAG CTTATGTATTACTTGGAAAAGGTCAACTTCACCACACCCTTTGGTGATCAAGTGTCATTTGATGAGAATGGTGATGCCTTGCCAATCTATGATATCATGAACTGGAAGTGGCTCCCTAATGGACAAACAAACGTTCATAGTGTGGGTGTGGTTAAGAAGTCAGCCTTCAAAGGTGAAGAGCTCACACTGGATGAAAGCAAAATCTACTGGAATTTTAACTCCAAACAG CCAGCCAGGTCAGTTTGTAGTGAGAGCTGCCCTCCGGGTACCCGCATGGCCAGAAAGAAGGGGCAGCCTGTGTGCTGTTTTGACTGCATCCCTTGTTCTGAGGGAAAATTCAGCAATGAAACAG ATTCAATGGAGTGCAAAAGTTGTCCAGAAGACTTCTGGTCCAGCCCCCAGCGTGACCAATGTATTCCTAAGAAAACAGAATTCCTCTCCTACCATGAGCCTCTGGGTATCTGTTTGACAACCGCCTCATTGCTGGGCACATTTATATGTACTTTTGTCCTGGGGATTTTCATCTATCATCGCAGCACACCCATGGTACGCGCTAATAATTCAGAACTGAGTTTCCTACTCTTGGTGTCACTTAAActatgttttctgtgttcacTGCTGTTCATCGGTCGCCCCAGACTATGGACATGCCAGCTGAGACATGCAGCATTTGGAATCAgctttgtgctttgtgtttcaTGTATCCTGGTTAAAACCATGGTGGTTCTGGCTGTTTTCAAGGCCTCCAAACCAGGAGGTGGAACCAGTCTGAAGTGGTTTGGTGCTATGCAGCAGAGAGGGACAGTTCTGGCTCTTACATCTATTCAAGCAGCAATCTGCACTGCTTGGCTTGTATCTTCCTCACCAACTCCtcataaaaacaatcaatatcACAATGACAAGATAGTTTATGAGTGTGTAGTTGGCTCAACAGTTTGGTTTGCAGTGTTGCTGGGTTATATTGGCATACTGGCAATCCTCAGCTTCCTGCTCGCATTTCTGGCAAGGAATCTTCCAGATAACTTCAATGAGGCTAAACTTATCACTTTTAGTATGCTGATCTTCTGTGCTGTGTGGGTGGCCTTTGTCCCTGCTTATGTCAACTCCCCAGGCAAATATGCAGATGCAGTGGAAGTATTTGCCATTCTGGCCTCCAGTTTTGGCCTCTTGGTGGCACTGTTTGGACCCAAATGTTACATAATCCTGCTGAGgccagagagaaacacaaagaaagcaaTCATGGGTCGAGGTACCACCAAGACATGA
- the LOC133980962 gene encoding extracellular calcium-sensing receptor-like, which produces MTKRDVSSSLSSSCKLRRQFNLNGMHKVGDVILGGLFEVHYSSVFPELTFTSKPHQPSCQGFDPPGFRHAMTMAFAIDEINRNSNLLTNVTLGYSLYDNCATLGIGFSAALSLASGREERFPLQETCLGTPPVLGIVGDPFSTFSIATSNVLGLFRLPIVSYFATCSCLNDRQRFPSFFRTIPSDAFQVHAMIQILKWFGWTWAGLLVSDDDYGLHAARSFQSDLAQSSGGCLAYLEVLPWGNDSKEYKRIVDMMKKSTARVVIVFAHQMHMIQLMQEVVKQNVTGLQWIASEAWTLIDGLQTPAFMPYLGGTLGIAIRHGQITGLRDFLLKIHPDQNHNSDYENSMVNQFWEHTFQCRFAPPPAGWMEARGVLCTGDEDLEDVETEFLDVSNLRPEYNIYKAVYALAYALDDMMQCVPGRGPFSRRSCATLQRLEPWQLMYYLEKVNFTTPFGDQVSFDENGDALPNYDIMNWKWLPNGRTKVHSVGVVKKSAFKGEELTLDEDRIYWNFNSKKPPRSVCSESCPPGTRMARKKGQPVCCFDCIPCSEGKFSNQTEDFWSSPQRDQCVPKKTEFLSYHEPLGICLTTASLLGTFICAFVLGIFTYHRSTPMVRANNSELSFLLLVSLKLCFLCSLLFIGRPRLWTCQLRHAAFGISFVLCVSCILVKTMVVLAVFKASKPGGGTNLKWFGAMQQRGTVLVLTCIQAAICTAWIVTASPVPHKNTQYHNDKIVYECVVGSTVGFAVLLSYIGLLAILSFLLAFLARNLPDNFNEAKLITFSMLIFCAVWVAFVPAYVNSPGKYADAVEVFAILASSFGLLVALFGPKCYIILLRPERNTKKAIMGRGTIKG; this is translated from the exons ATGACGAAAAGGGACGTT tcttcctctctttcctcatcTTGTAAATTAAGAAGGCAGTTTAATCTTAATGGGATGCACAAGGTTGGGGATGTGATACTGGGTGGGCTGTTTGAAGTCCACTATAGCTCTGTCTTTCCTGAGCTGACGTTCACCTCGAAGCCACATCAGCCCAGCTGCCAAGG CTTTGACCCCCCAGGGTTCAGGCATGCTATGACTATGGCCTTTGCTATTGATGAGATAAACAGAAACTCCAATCTTCTAACTAATGTGACTCTGGGATACAGTCTTTACGACAATTGTGCGACACTTGGTATTGGGTTCAGTGCTGCTTTGTCACTGGCTAGTGGCCGAGAAGAGCGGTTCCCACTGCAGGAGACTTGTTTAGGGACCCCTCCAGTCCTAGGGATTGTAGGTGATCCCTTCTCGACATTTTCCATTGCCACCTCCAATGTGCTAGGTTTATTCAGACTGCCCATT GTGAGTTATTTTGCCACATGTTCTTGCCTGAATGATCGGCAACGGTTTCCATCCTTCTTTAGAACAATCCCAAGTGATGCTTTCCAG GTGCATGCCATGATTCAGATTCTAAAATGGTTCGGCTGGACCTGGGCAGGTCTGCTGGTCAGTGATGATGACTATGGACTGCATGCTGCCCGCTCCTTCCAATCGGACCTGGCTCAGTCTAGTGGAGGTTGTCTGGCCTATTTAGAGGTTTTGCCCTGGGGCAATGATTCAAAGGAGTACAAAAGGATTGTGGATATGATGAAGAAGTCCACAGCTCGAGTGGTCATTGTGTTTGCACATCAGATGCATATGATTCAACTCATGCAAGAG GTGGTGAAGCAGAATGTAACAGGCCTGCAATGGATTGCCAGTGAAGCCTGGACATTAATTGATGGGCTTCAGACGCCTGCCTTCATGCCCTACCTTGGTGGCACACTAGGAATAGCCATCCGTCATGGACAAATAACTGGCCTTAGGGATTTCCTGTTAAAAATTCATCCTGACCAAAACCACAACAGTGACTATGAAAATAGCATG GTGAACCAATTTTGGGAACACACTTTTCAGTGTAGATTCGCACCACCTCCAGCAGGTTGGATGGAAGCTAGGGGAGTGCTATGCACTGGAGATGAAGATCTAGAGGATGTGGAGACTGAGTTTTTGGATGTGTCTAACCTCAGACCTGAGTACAACATTTACAAGGCTGTATATGCCTTAGCATATGCCCTTGATGACATGATGCAGTGTGTGCCTGGCAGAGGGCCTTTCAGCAGGCGCAGCTGTGCCACTTTACAAAGACTGGAGCCATGGCAG CTTATGTATTACTTGGAAAAGGTCAACTTCACCACACCCTTTGGTGATCAAGTGTCTTTTGATGAGAATGGTGATGCCTTACCAAACTATGATATCATGAACTGGAAGTGGCTTCCTAATGGACGAACAAAAGTTCATAGTGTGGGTGTGGTTAAGAAGTCAGCCTTCAAAGGAGAAGAGCTCACACTAGATGAAGACAGAATCTACTGGAACTTTAACTCCAAAAAG CCACCCAGGTCAGTTTGCAGCGAGAGCTGCCCTCCGGGTACCCGCATGGCCAGAAAGAAGGGGCAGCCTGTGTGCTGTTTTGATTGTATCCCTTGTTCTGAGGGAAAGTTCAGCAATCAAACTG AGGATTTCTGGTCCAGCCCCCAGCGTGACCAATGTGTTCCTAAGAAAACTGAGTTTCTCTCTTACCATGAGCCTCTGGGTATCTGCTTGACAACCGCCTCGTTGCTGGGCACATTTATCTGTGCCTTTGTCCTGGGGATCTTCACCTATCATCGCAGCACACCCATGGTACGCGCCAACAATTCAGAATTGAGTTTCTTGCTCTTGGTGTCACTGAAGCTATGTTTCCTGTGTTCACTACTGTTCATCGGTCGCCCCAGACTATGGACATGCCAGCTGAGACATGCAGCATTTGGTATCAGCTTTGTTCTTTGTGTCTCATGCATCCTGGTGAAAACCATGGTGGTTCTGGCTGTTTTCAAGGCCTCCAAACCAGGAGGTGGAACCAATCTTAAGTGGTTTGGTGCTATGCAGCAGAGAGGGACAGTTCTGGTTCTAACTTGCATTCAGGCAGCAATCTGTACTGCATGGATTGTCACTGCCTCACCAGTCCCTCATAAAAACACTCAGTACCACAATGACAAGATAGTTTATGAGTGTGTAGTTGGGTCAACTGTTGGTTTTGCAGTGTTACTTAGCTATATTGGCTTACTGGCAATCCTTAGTTTCCTGCTAGCATTTCTGGCAAGGAATCTTCCAGATAACTTCAATGAGGCCAAACTCATCACTTTCAGCATGCTGATCTTCTGTGCTGTGTGGGTGGCATTTGTCCCTGCTTATGTCAACTCCCCAGGCAAATATGCAGATGCAGTGGAAGTATTTGCCATCCTAGCCTCCAGTTTTGGCCTCTTAGTGGCACTGTTTGGCCCCAAATGTTACATAATCCTTCTGAGAcctgagagaaacacaaagaaagcaaTCATGGGTAGAGGCACAATTAAAGGATAA
- the LOC133980670 gene encoding extracellular calcium-sensing receptor-like, with amino-acid sequence MDGDYIIGGVFSLHNYIQKVKHNYTSMPEPLRCTGSIDSRELRFSRAMVFAIQEINNSTELLPGIRLGYQIHDSCSSVPVAVHVAFQLSNGQDPVFNTGNKCSQSGVVMAIVGESGSTPSISISRIIGPFNIPQVSHFATCACLSNKQQYPSFFRTIPSDQFQADALAKLVKHFGWTWIGAVRSDSDYGNNGMASFLHAAYKEGICVEYSEYFYRTHPHSSIQRVADVIRRSTAMVVVAFVASGDMRILLEELSRQPSPPRQWIGSESWVTDSDMLSFSFCAGAIGFGIQKSVIPGLRDFLLDLSPTEVVASPLLTEFWEDAFKCRLGKSVSTDESVCDGSEDIQELRIAYTDTSQLRITNMVYKAVYAIAHAIHNAVCQETNSTSHCDKFTRIESTQVLTQLKKVNFSQNGYHVSFDANGDPVAMYELVNWQKSKSGSIELVTVGHFDASLPVGQEFNINRNLTWLGDSTQVPVSVCSDSCRPGTRKVLQKGKPICCYDCIPCPEGEISNATDSPGCFRCPKEFWPNAERDTCFPKPVEFLSFDEVLGIILAAFSVGGASLAIMTAAVFFHNRASPIVRANNSELSFLLLFSLTLCFLCALTFIGAPSEWSCMLRHTAFGITFVLCISCILGKTIVVLMAFRATLPGSNVMKWFGPPQQRMTVVSFTFIQVLICTIWLVLSPPFPMKNLTTYKERIILECALGSAIGFWAVLGYIGLLAAFCFVLAVLARKLPDNFNEAKLITFSMLIFCAVWLTFIPAYVSSPGKFTVAVEIFAILASSFGLTLCIFAPKCFIILFQPEKNTKKHLMNKNQS; translated from the exons ATGGATGGTGACTACATTATTGGGGGTGTTTTCTCCTTACACAACTATATTCAAAAAGTGAAGCATAACTACACCAGCATGCCTGAGCCACTAAGGTGCACAGGAAG cATTGACTCCCGTGAACTGCGCTTCTCACGCGCAATGGTCTTTGCCATCCAGGAGATCAACAACAGCACGGAGCTGCTGCCAGGCATTAGACTCGGTTACCAGATCCACGACTCGTGCTCCTCAGTCCCCGTGGCTGTGCACGTGGCGTTCCAGCTTTCAAATGGACAGGATCCGGTGTTTAACACCGGCAACAAGTGCTCACAGTCAGGTGTGGTGATGGCTATAGTTGGTGAGTCTGGGTCCACGCCATCAATCAGCATATCACGCATCATTGGGCCGTTTAACATTCCTCAA GTGAGCCACTTTGccacctgtgcatgtttgtcCAATAAGCAACAGTACCCGAGTTTTTTCAGAACAATCCCCAGTGACCAGTTCCAGGCTGATGCTCTGGCCAAACTGGTAAAACACTTTGGCTGGACTTGGATAGGTGCTGTCCGGTCTGATTCGGACTATGGAAATAATGGCATGGCGTCTTTCCTGCACGCAGCATACAAAGAGGGGATCTGTGTGGAATACTCCGAATATTTCTACCGGACCCACCCACACAGCAGTATCCAGCGAGTGGCTGATGTTATCCGCAG GTCAACAGCTATGGTTGTTGTGGCATTTGTTGCTTCTGGAGACATGAGGATCCTGCTGGAGGAGCTGTCTCGCCAGCCCTCTCCACCTCGCCAGTGGATAGGCAGTGAGTCCTGGGTAACAGACTCAGACATGCTGAGTTTCAGCTTCTGTGCTGGGGCAATTGGATTTGGCATTCAGAAATCTGTCATCCCTGGTCTGAGAGACTTTCTGCTTGATCTCTCCCCCACTGAAGTGGTTGCCTCTCCACTACTTACTGAGTTTTGGGAGGATGCTTTCAAATGTCGGCTGGGGAAAA gtGTTAGCACagatgagagtgtgtgtgatggaagTGAAGACATACAGGAGCTCCGGATTGCATACACTGACACATCTCAGCTGCGAATCACTAACATGGTGTATAAGGCTGTTTATGCAATAGCACATGCCATTCACAATGCTGTGTGTCAGGAAACAAATTCCACAAGTCACTGTGACAAATTCACCAGGATAGAGTCCACACAG GTTCTTACTCAGCTGAAGAAAGTAAATTTTTCTCAAAATGGTTATCATGTGTCATTTGATGCGAATGGTGACCCTGTGGCTATGTATGAGCTGGTTAACTGGCAGAAAAGTAAGAGTGGCAGCATTGAGCTGGTGACAGTTGGGCATTTTGATGCATCACTTCCAGTGGGCCAGGAGTTTAATATCAACAGGAACCTCACCTGGTTGGGGGATAGCACACAA GTGCCTGTGTCAGTGTGCAGTGACAGCTGTCGTCCAGGAACTCGTAAAGTGCTGCAGAAAGGAAAACCGATCTGTTGCTATGATTGTATACCTTGTCCTGAAGGAGAGATTAGCAATGCTacag acTCCCCTGGTTGTTTCCGTTGCCCTAAGGAGTTCTGGCCTAATGCAGAAAGAGACACTTGTTTCCCCAAGCCTGTAGAGTTTCTTTCCTTTGATGAGGTCCTGGGAATCATCCTGGCTGCATTCTCAGTTGGCGGTGCCTCTCTGGCCAtcatgacagcagctgtgttctTTCATAACAGGGCATCTCCAATTGTCAGGGCCAACAACTCTGAGCTGAGCTTCCTGCTGCTCTTTTCCCTGACTCTGTGTTTCTTATGTGCATTAACATTTATTGGGGCACCCTCTGAGTGGTCCTGCATGCTGCGCCACACAGCGTTTGGGATCACTTTTGTCCTCTGCATCTCCTGCATTCTGGGAAAAACTATAGTGGTTTTAATGGCCTTCAGAGCTACACTCCCAGGTAGTAATGTCATGAAATGGTTTGGTCCCCCACAGCAAAGAATGACCGTAGTGTCTTTCACATTTATTCAAGTTTTAATATGTACTATTTGGTTGGTTCTTAGCCCCCCATTTCCAATGAAAAACTTAACCACATACAAGGAGAGAATCATCCTGGAGTGTGCATTAGGATCAGCTATTGGGTTCTGGGCTGTGCTTGGGTACATAGGCCTACTAGCTGCCTTTTGCTTTGTGTTAGCTGTCCTAGCACGGAAACTACCTGACAATTTTAATGAAGCCAAGCTTATCACCTTCAGCATGCTGATATTCTGTGCAGTCTGGCTCACCTTTATACCAGCTTATGTCAGCTCTCCTGGAAAGTTCACTGTGGCTGTTGAGATATTTGCCATTCTGGCCTCCAGCTTTGGACTTACACTGTGTATATTTGCTCcaaagtgttttattatattgtttcaGCCAGAAAAGAACACCAAGAAACATTTAATGAACAAAAATCAATCCTAG